In Finegoldia magna ATCC 53516, a genomic segment contains:
- a CDS encoding cyclic-di-AMP receptor — MKLVVAIVQDQDVYNLNADLTEAGFRITKLASTGGFLKTGNSTLLIGTEDENVDKCLEIIENDCKSRETTTSMLSVSMPGTNYISYPVEVMVGGATVFLLEVDKYLRF, encoded by the coding sequence ATGAAACTAGTTGTTGCAATTGTTCAAGATCAAGATGTATATAATTTGAATGCAGACCTTACTGAAGCTGGTTTTAGAATTACAAAGTTAGCTTCAACTGGCGGATTTTTGAAGACGGGAAACAGTACTTTATTAATAGGTACTGAAGATGAAAATGTAGATAAATGTTTGGAAATCATTGAAAATGATTGCAAATCAAGAGAAACTACAACTTCAATGCTTTCTGTTAGTATGCCAGGAACAAACTACATATCATATCCTGTAGAGGTTATGGTAGGTGGAGCTACTGTATTTTTACTAGAAGTAGATAAGTATTTGAGATTTTAG
- the tmk gene encoding dTMP kinase, translated as MFITFEGPDGSGKSTIIQKVYDYLIENNYDVIKTREPGGSPIAEKIRNLILDTENTKMGYRTEALLYAASRAQHVEETILPALNENKIVLCDRFLISSLAYQGVGRDLGIENVRKINEFAINGVYPDFVLFFDVDPITTLKRKSSLDTADRLEKEGNNFHERVYNGYKEILNSEKNIEIIDATQSVEDVFSQCIKVLKRRNIL; from the coding sequence ATGTTTATTACTTTTGAAGGTCCGGATGGCAGTGGGAAATCAACCATAATTCAAAAAGTTTACGATTATTTAATCGAAAATAATTACGATGTGATTAAAACTAGAGAACCTGGTGGAAGTCCCATTGCTGAAAAGATCAGAAATTTGATACTTGATACTGAAAACACCAAAATGGGTTACAGAACAGAAGCTTTGTTATATGCAGCTTCTAGGGCACAACATGTTGAAGAGACAATCCTTCCTGCTTTAAACGAAAATAAAATTGTTTTGTGCGATAGATTTCTAATATCTTCTCTTGCATATCAAGGTGTAGGAAGAGATTTGGGAATTGAAAATGTTAGGAAGATAAACGAATTTGCTATAAATGGAGTTTATCCTGATTTCGTTTTGTTTTTTGATGTTGATCCTATTACTACTTTGAAGAGAAAATCTTCTTTGGATACGGCAGATAGACTTGAAAAAGAGGGTAATAATTTCCATGAAAGGGTATATAATGGATATAAAGAGATTCTAAATTCTGAAAAGAATATAGAAATTATTGATGCAACTCAATCTGTAGAAGACGTATTTAGTCAATGTATAAAAGTTTTAAAAAGGAGAAATATTTTATGA
- a CDS encoding 50S ribosomal protein L25, which produces MTNYKLDMQKRDEVGSNAVRKLRVKEMVPGVIYGKDLEPINVCVDEKELRKVHLMAGTSSLIDVKVDGEDHTVIIREVQKHPFKNQYVHVDFKAIKMGEVANFTIPVVLEGRDEIRVQPSVLMQLLDEIEIECLPKNLPNEAVVSVVDMQIGETLEVKDLDVFKNADIKVLNEETEAVCSLSEPKEEVIEDNDAEVSADVPTVGETEEDAE; this is translated from the coding sequence ATGACTAACTATAAATTAGATATGCAAAAAAGAGACGAAGTTGGCTCAAATGCAGTTAGAAAATTAAGAGTAAAAGAAATGGTTCCAGGAGTTATTTATGGAAAAGACTTAGAACCAATTAATGTATGTGTTGATGAAAAAGAATTAAGAAAAGTTCACTTAATGGCAGGAACTTCAAGCTTAATCGATGTTAAAGTTGATGGTGAAGACCATACTGTAATTATCAGAGAAGTTCAAAAACACCCATTCAAAAATCAATATGTTCACGTTGATTTCAAAGCGATCAAAATGGGCGAAGTTGCAAACTTCACTATTCCTGTTGTATTAGAAGGAAGAGATGAAATCAGAGTTCAACCATCAGTATTAATGCAATTATTAGACGAAATCGAAATCGAATGTTTACCAAAGAACTTACCAAACGAAGCTGTTGTATCAGTTGTAGATATGCAAATTGGCGAGACTTTGGAAGTAAAAGACTTGGATGTATTCAAAAATGCTGATATAAAAGTTCTTAACGAAGAAACAGAAGCAGTATGTTCATTATCTGAACCAAAAGAAGAAGTAATTGAAGATAATGATGCTGAAGTATCTGCAGATGTTCCAACAGTTGGCGAAACTGAAGAAGACGCAGAATAA
- a CDS encoding pro-sigmaK processing inhibitor BofA family protein: MSAATIIIVLISVAILALFFKISFKLGIHALSGFVGIFILNIFLSFFNLHIPYNLVDMLIAGILGIPGLVILFLYYFVI; encoded by the coding sequence ATGAGCGCAGCTACAATTATAATTGTGTTAATTAGCGTTGCAATTTTGGCGCTATTTTTTAAAATTTCTTTTAAATTGGGAATTCATGCACTTTCTGGTTTTGTGGGAATTTTTATTTTAAATATTTTCTTAAGCTTTTTCAATCTTCATATTCCATACAATTTGGTAGATATGTTAATTGCTGGTATTTTAGGTATTCCAGGATTGGTAATTCTATTTTTATATTATTTTGTCATTTAA
- the tpx gene encoding thiol peroxidase, translating to MDKRQETTFANNPVTLLGTKVNVGDKAQDFTCLNAELKPVKLSDYDGKKKLISVVPSIDTGVCEFQTKEFNKKASEFDNTIIFTISCDLPFAQSRFCAAEGIDNLIVLSDHKDLDFGLKYGFVMEEFRLLNRGIVILDENNEVKYVEYVQENTNHPDYDKAIEALKSL from the coding sequence ATGGACAAAAGACAAGAAACAACATTTGCAAACAACCCTGTAACATTATTAGGAACTAAAGTAAACGTAGGTGATAAAGCTCAAGATTTCACTTGCTTAAACGCAGAATTAAAACCAGTAAAATTATCTGATTACGATGGAAAGAAAAAATTAATTTCTGTAGTACCATCAATTGATACTGGCGTTTGCGAATTCCAAACAAAAGAATTCAACAAAAAGGCTAGTGAATTTGACAACACAATTATATTTACAATTAGCTGTGATTTACCATTTGCACAATCAAGATTCTGTGCAGCTGAAGGAATCGACAACCTAATAGTCCTAAGCGATCACAAAGATTTAGATTTTGGTTTGAAATATGGTTTCGTAATGGAAGAATTCCGTCTTCTTAACAGAGGTATTGTAATCCTAGACGAAAACAACGAAGTTAAATACGTTGAATACGTACAAGAAAATACAAATCACCCTGATTACGATAAAGCTATAGAAGCCTTAAAATCACTTTAA